A single region of the Theileria annulata chromosome 4, complete sequence, *** SEQUENCING IN PROGRESS *** genome encodes:
- a CDS encoding uncharacterized protein (Tap579b07.q1c.C.cand.129 - score = 15.69), with amino-acid sequence MILDDNVVINPPKPLDSTEFELISLHKLLTECWRNKSFYKGGVIPKPLFRKYDHLGRHSTIIDEERDLDSELRSIMEYTDPSLIPDELMFTNNFETLNSTLENHSSPKQKLSTKLKSMELKEDNYKHEETEHPPVEKVEMENLFNDDSDAVGDYKYSFCEEEDHDHEIEYKL; translated from the coding sequence atgatacTGGACGATAATGTTGTAATTAATCCTCCAAAACCCTTAGACTCTACTGAATTTGAACTCATTAGTCTTCATAAGCTTCTCACAGAATGTTGGAGGAACAAATCATTCTACAAGGGAGGAGTAATCCCAAAACCACTCTTTAGGAAATATGATCATCTGGGTCGTCACTCAACAATTATCGATGAAGAACGAGATTTGGACTCTGAACTGAGATCTATTATGGAATATACTGATCCTTCACTAATACCTGACGAACTAATGTTCACCAACAACTTTGAAACTTTGAACAGTACTCTTGAGAACCACTCGAGCCCTAAGCAGAAGCTGAGCACCAAGTTAAAAAGTATGGAATTAAAGgaagataattataaacatGAAGAAACCGAACACCCTCCGGTCGAGAAAGTTGAAATGGAGAATCTTTTTAACGACGATTCCGATGCGGTTGGAGATTATAAATACTCTTTTTGTGAGGAAGAGGATCACGACCatgaaattgaatataaaCTGTAA
- a CDS encoding beta-tubulin cofactor D, putative (Tap579b07.q1c.cand.24 - score = 90.89;~SMART pfam:B-tub_coD (PF05074) at aa 47-1052, E()=2.70e-30; pfam:HEAT_PBS (PF03130) at aa 419-452, E()=9.50e-02), giving the protein MENVQNDVTYFTEHDEAKRIVEEISSLSIGLLFDESKTDSASNESKDDILEKLVSNINKISEIVSKYLDIEVLLYQYIETLIGDIFEILKRFVILPNALKFDIIRRIESKKSISLIVLEKLCFYLYIISKCVGVRRLINYAPNDVSLFEKITETIEIIQNTNSETTEKEIQKHEDHLWCLEFIFLSWESLMVYTPFDLNTIWKHPFDEKITFQTRILTCSMYYLNKPTKARDGAAMVISNLFSRKDVLNSQDFQYFLKFCQDILTNPLYNVDFPECTNDYLTVTRSSNNVNNHLSIGVLMVLKQIIKRVQTSDLAPYLDIIEFCLLNCDEVIINSATKKLRSSCLGRLALHMLPPQEDSQKYRRKFRTIFTKQKPEEEAENTDSNTVVNGRMANAFDTARVEVMLSKILESLIDNDIRVRWACAKSLGRISSRLTIQMNEEILDHIIELISSQFTRTVNGTPTDVLDINGNLISCLTSPKVIVQPLSAECECVVHGGCLAIAEILRKGLIHPHMLNKVLDTTILTLSFEVWRGKGSAGTAVRDASCFICWAIARTFTKEMLSINHISRISMELVNVSLFDSSVNCRRAACSALQELVGRLGTVSKGLELIQMCNYFTVSNRKKAFVEVSEQVARLGYYSNSMLQNLIRTKLFHPDMATRELSSLAICKIVSATPHLSLSYINNYHTRNENNKVNNINDKQSIEFTVTSLIDYLLDNLYTSSTSTTQGALRALARLLYLVIETNIPVNLILFKVLDVPVTFEKKRLFRNKNSNIIRQAICKLITVNCKLTLHTNTLATYNYTDNVDKFKKIIDYYIVILKDSLRNFALEVQLSAVEAFEQLFMIIRDVDVLENLLKFFIDSISSRIDHIAARRGYALVFSSIPLKVFTDIDEAKKIHNLKNDNHLNHSNHITDVNESNTVYEVLALLCNEIRTNLKYQEVKDSKTRQFALLSILSILNRLKNSVLEKKILEQITETLVLCCNDYEVDSRGDVGSWVRELSSEVISYVLNAYLFKNNHYKGNSHNIFKNMDKQMATSLTGGLVGLALENLEHVRSRSTFLMCHLFTNKLSKLNFKWIWNRIFYNIPYEQIISSNEDYCARTRYASTTNSTTTPETKMDDETEDASRVTDDDRVVDYEIEKYIDRNYEIDMYINIDNRLLDGFNMLFDVSRSLIQVISTNYETKSESNNEYEFDHQKSVLKQQKYSTENDGLIPVNDCENLLEYSLTNSEKLNVVLRIPGWSAAPLTFRTFLWVLLIPSYTRVAFKSIVKIIGENNRIEVNIHSNNSVLVLEDVLIEFISQNKDTFICWDKGVKCFEMVLRDCSIEIYKEAIEANDSKTSQKLVNSLKILFSHRLLEVQEWYDLIEMMVNESKRTTNYAYLKSIIRCLEVLLMYESESFTKDILKTLLQLLLHQYPTIRSYVASHLSLALSSRDDVFAEEAMEILESCSFHMEDEDTILNSINKLSTLLKV; this is encoded by the coding sequence ATGGAAAACGTCCAAAACGACGTTACGTACTTCACAGAACACGATGAAGCTAAACGTATAGTAGAAGAAATATCTTCCCTGTCAATTGGACTCCTTTTTGATGAAAGTAAAACAGACTCCGCATCAAATGAAAGCAAGGATGACATTCTGGAGAAATTGGtctcaaatattaataaaatcagCGAAATTGTATCCAAGTATCTGGATATCGAAGTGCTGTTGTATCAGTACATAGAAACATTGATTGGAGATATATTCGAAATTCTAAAAAGATTCGTAATCTTACCTAACGCACTCAAGTTCGATATTATAAGAAGAATAGAATCTAAGAAATCTATTTCCTTGATAGTCCTGGAAAAGCTATGCTTCTACCTGTACATAATTTCCAAGTGCGTAGGAGTTAGGCGGCTTATAAACTACGCACCAAATGATGTATCTCTGTTTGAAAAGATAACAGAAACCATTGAAATCATACAAAATACAAATTCCGAAACAACCGAAAAGGAAATACAAAAACACGAGGATCACCTCTGGTGCTTGGAATTCATATTCCTATCCTGGGAATCTTTGATGGTTTACACACCGTTCGATTTAAATACGATATGGAAACACCCTTTCGATGAGAAAATCACATTTCAAACAAGAATTCTAACCTGCTCAATGTATTACCTGAACAAGCCGACAAAGGCAAGAGACGGTGCAGCCATGGtaatatcaaatttattttcgAGAAAAGACGTCTTGAATTCTCAAGATTTCCAATATTTCCTCAAGTTTTGCCAAGATATTCTTACTAATCCGCTGTATAATGTAGATTTTCCAGAATGCACCAATGACTATTTAACAGTGACAAGGTCATCAAACAATGTAAACAATCACCTATCAATTGGAGTCTTAATGGTACTCAAACAGATTATAAAGAGAGTACAAACTTCTGACCTGGCACCTTATTTGGACATTATTGAGTTTTGTTTGTTAAATTGCGATGAAGTTATCATTAACTCGGCAACTAAGAAACTTAGGTCGTCCTGTTTAGGTCGTCTAGCATTGCACATGTTGCCGCCTCAAGAAGATTCTCAAAAATATCGTAGGAAATTTAGAACCATCTTCACTAAACAAAAGCCCGAAGAAGAGGCTGAGAACACAGATTCGAACACGGTTGTGAATGGCAGAATGGCAAATGCATTTGATACAGCTCGAGTGGAGGTTATGCTTTCAAAAATTCTAGAAAGTCTGATTGACAATGACATTAGAGTTAGATGGGCATGCGCAAAGTCGTTGGGTAGAATATCATCAAGGTTAACCATACAAATGAATGAGGAAATACTTGACCATATCATTGAACTGATTAGCTCACAATTTACCCGAACTGTTAACGGAACACCAACTGATGTTTTGGACATAAATGGGAATTTGATTAGTTGCTTAACATCACCTAAAGTCATTGTGCAACCATTAAGCGCTGAATGCGAGTGTGTGGTCCACGGAGGTTGTTTAGCAATTGCAGAAATTCTGAGAAAAGGCCTGATTCACCCACATATGCTAAACAAGGTTCTGGATACCACAATATTAACACTTTCATTCGAGGTCTGGAGAGGGAAAGGATCGGCAGGAACGGCAGTTAGGGACGCCTCTTGCTTCATTTGTTGGGCAATAGCCAGAACTTTCACGAAAGAAATGCTCAGCATCAACCACATCTCTAGGATTAGCATGGAATTAGTCAACGTAAGTCTATTCGACTCCAGCGTGAATTGCAGAAGAGCAGCCTGTTCGGCATTGCAGGAGCTTGTAGGAAGGTTAGGAACTGTTTCAAAAGGTCTGGAACTCATACAGATGTGTAACTACTTCACGGTTTCTAATCGCAAGAAAGCGTTCGTAGAAGTATCAGAACAAGTGGCAAGACTTGGTTACTACTCAAACTCAATGTTACAAAATCTTATCAGAACAAAGTTATTTCACCCAGACATGGCAACGAGAGAGCTCTCATCACTAGCCATATGTAAAATAGTATCAGCAACTCCACATTTATCACTttcatatattaataattatcacACGCGAAATGAGAACAACAAAGTCAATAACATTAATGACAAGCAAAGTATTGAGTTCACAGTCACGTCGTTAATTGACTACCTATTGGACAATTTATACACTTCATCGACCTCTACAACGCAGGGTGCGCTGAGAGCCTTGGCAAGGCTATTGTACTTAGTGATTGAGACCAACATACCCGtgaatttaatattgttCAAGGTTTTGGATGTGCCCGTAACCTTTGAAAAGAAAAGGCTTTTCCGCAACAAAAACTCAAACATAATAAGACAAGCTATTTGTAAACTCATAACAGTTAATTGTAAACTAACACTACACACGAATACTTTAGCAACGTACAACTACACAGATAATGTGGAtaagtttaaaaaaatcataGACTACTACATTGTTATTTTGAAGGACAGCTTAAGGAATTTTGCACTAGAGGTTCAGTTGTCTGCAGTGGAGGCATTTGAGCAGCTTTTTATGATAATAAGAGATGTAGACGTGTTGGAAAACcttttgaaattttttatagatTCCATATCATCAAGGATTGACCACATTGCCGCAAGGAGAGGCTACGCTCTCGTTTTCTCTTCGATACCACTCAAAGTCTTTACTGATATTGATGAGGCCAAGAAAATTCATAATcttaaaaatgataatcatttaaatcattCCAACCACATAACTGATGTCAATGAATCGAATACTGTGTATGAGGTGTTAGCTCTGCTCTGCAATGAGATAAGGACCAACCTAAAGTACCAAGAAGTTAAGGATTCCAAGACCAGACAGTTTGCATTGTTGTCAATTCTATCAATTCTGAACAGACTTAAAAACAGTGTGCTGGAAAAGAAGATTTTGGAACAGATTACTGAAACCCTAGTTTTGTGTTGTAACGACTACGAAGTAGACTCAAGAGGAGATGTTGGTTCATGGGTCAGGGAACTCTCATCTGAAGTTATTAGCTACGTGCTTAATGCTTACCTCTTTAAAAACAATCACTATAAGGGAAATTCGCACAATATTTTCAAGAATATGGATAAGCAAATGGCAACTAGCCTCACAGGTGGATTGGTAGGACTAGCTCTGGAAAACTTGGAGCACGTGAGGTCGAGGAGTACATTTCTCATGTGTCACCTCTTCACAAATAAACTctctaaattaaatttcaaGTGGATATGGAACAGAATATTCTACAACATACCCTATGAACAGATCATATCCTCAAATGAAGATTATTGCGCTAGAACAAGATATGCATCTACTACAAATTCAACCACTACACCTGAAACTAAAATGGATGATGAAACAGAAGATGCTAGCAGAGTAACTGATGATGATAGAGTTGTTGACtatgaaattgaaaaatacaTTGACAGGAATTATGAAATTgatatgtatataaatatagatAACAGACTCTTGGACGGATTCAATATGCTTTTTGACGTTTCTAGAAGTTTAATACAAGTCATTTCAACTAATTATGAAACTAAATCAGAAAGTAATAACGAATACGAATTTGACCATCAAAAATCTGTATTAAAACAACAAAAGTATTCTACAGAAAATGATGGATTGATTCCCGTTAATGATTGTGAAAACCTTCTTGAGTATTCACTTACCAACTCGGAAAAGTTAAACGTCGTTTTGAGAATACCAGGCTGGTCAGCTGCACCTCTAACATTCAGGACTTTCCTCTGGGTTCTTCTGATACCCTCTTACACCAGAGTGGCCTTCAAGTCCATTGTTAAGATAATTGGTGAAAATAACAGGATCGAAGTGAACATCCACTCCAACAATAGTGTACTTGTTCTGGAGGACGTTTTGATAGAGTTCATTTCACAGAACAAAGACACATTTATATGCTGGGATAAGGGGGTAAAATGCTTTGAGATGGTCCTGAGAGATTGCTCAATAGAAATATACAAAGAGGCGATAGAGGCAAATGACTCTAAAACATCTCAGAAGCTTGTAAACTCCCTGAAGATTCTGTTCAGCCATAGGCTTCTTGAGGTTCAGGAGTGGTATGACCTGATTGAAATGATGGTAAATGAGTCAAAAAGAACCACAAACTATGCTTATCTCAAGAGTATCATCAGATGTCTAGAAGTTTTACTTATGTACGAGTCCGAGTCTTTCACAAAGGATATCCTCAAGACTCTACTCCAACTCCTGCTCCACCAGTATCCCACAATTCGTTCCTACGTGGCTTCTCACCTAAGTCTTGCCCTTAGCAGCAGGGATGATGTTTTTGCCGAGGAGGCCATGGAAATCTTGGAATCCTGCTCCTTTCATATGGAAGATGAAGATactattttaaattcaattaataaGCTGAGTACACTACTAAAGGTTTAA
- a CDS encoding uncharacterized protein (Tap579b07.q1c.cand.23 - score = 147.26), producing MTTKVYTVNICNKTSFTLYRNGHKLRHGTWITWLPEKIVPSSSVSISFSNSRSGHSCRSYLQYGVVLESTLQVLDIKFVKSSENDDFSCTFKLLANQNEVLNDNFKKSSDSPLNLCKIQTQVIDPNKSSFIESSETIYIVNIEETTDGSTYIGFLRNKHNSLVSKIKQDYEDWNETFFTGPYLVNLYRRLSLDFCWDFSSSDWRTQLRKSNLSVYIRIVNLTSKEMKLGSNALEMFKNCVLDEGVWVEYPNEDIPSLSGTEFGCKSNGFLGGTSGRCVYSILGESGCFTFSWDRPSIGAFVANCKHSLNKYSVMVHTESSNHSSVIFHIIDMFTIPLKILTAKAVSPKFTTRYQDNKLSPKYIKSLSTDDDSNSSFDNTLDELVITPFLVKHQFSNYTNDSDDTDVKDKDFTELLIKSPKHFFSSVNSKNINSPINKVSSDSSIYIEWMIGNEIFCKLFKFDEKIHLNSSVISAIPDNKHLVFNSFLLRLDLSQIFPKQNHIDKSNNYVYDTTNVPNRPYLKTLKQNEFLDYVVMIFHCVCDAFQPYINKCMTKKFGPNWLKICKLPTCHVWKNHDVFRIDLEGIIYIVTAYWMDIFEQVLTETTHLNTIQVLI from the coding sequence ATGACAACTAAAGTCTACACAGTCAACATCTGCAACAAAACAAGCTTCACCCTGTATAGAAATGGACACAAACTCAGGCACGGAACATGGATAACATGGCTTCCAGAGAAAATCGTTCCCTCTTCAAGTGTATCAATTTCCTTCTCAAATAGCAGATCAGGCCACTCTTGCAGGTCATATTTACAATACGGAGTTGTTTTGGAATCCACGTTGCAAGTACTcgatattaaatttgtaaaatcaTCCGAAAACGATGACTTCTCTTGTACATTTAAACTACTAGCAAACCAAAATGAAGTTTTAAAcgataattttaaaaaatcaagCGATTCACCCCtaaatttatgtaaaatacAAACCCAGGTCATAGACCCGAATAAATCTAGCTTTATAGAGAGCTCTGAAACAATATACATTGTAAATATAGAGGAGACTACTGATGGATCCACGTATATAGGTTTCCTGAGAAACAAACACAACTCTCTTGtttcaaaaataaaacaagaTTATGAAGATTGGAACGAGACTTTTTTTACTGGACCTTATctagtaaatttataccGACGTCTTTCTCTGGACTTCTGTTGGGATTTCAGCAGCTCAGATTGGCGTACTCAGCTAAGAAAATCTAACCTTTCAGTTTATATAAGGATAGTAAATCTGACTAGTAAGGAGATGAAGCTGGGTTCCAACGCCCTTGAGATGTTCAAAAATTGCGTATTAGATGAAGGAGTGTGGGTGGAATACCCTAATGAAGATATACCCTCACTATCTGGAACGGAGTTTGGATGTAAGAGTAACGGGTTTCTAGGTGGAACATCAGGAAGATGCGTATATTCTATACTTGGTGAGTCGGGCTGCTTTACTTTCTCCTGGGATAGGCCATCAATAGGAGCCTTTGTAGCAAATTGTAAACattctttaaataaatattcagTAATGGTTCACACTGAATCTTCAAACCACTCGTCTGTAATATTCCACATAATTGACATGTTCACAATACCTctcaaaatattaacagCAAAGGCTGTGTCCCCGAAGTTTACAACTAGATACcaagataataaattatcacCAAAATACATTAAAAGTTTAAGTACTGATGATGATAGTAACTCAAGCTTCGATAACACTTTAGATGAACTGGTAATAACACCGTTTCTGGTCAAACAtcaattttcaaattacaCCAATGACTCTGATGATACAGACGTTAAGGATAAGGATTTCACAGAGCTATTAATAAAGAGCCCAAAACACTTTTTTAGCAGTGTTAATTCAAAAAACATTAACTCTCCAATTAACAAAGTTAGCTCTGATTcaagtatatatattgagTGGATGATAGGGAATGAAATCTTTTGTAAACTGTTCAAGTTTGATGAGAAAATACACCTAAATTCCTCAGTAATATCTGCTATTCCAGATAATAAACACCTGGTTTTCAATTCCTTTCTTTTGAGACTTGATTTGTCTCAAATATTCCCAAAACAAAATCACATAGATAAGTCCAACAACTATGTATATGATACCACTAATGTTCCAAACAGACCATATCTAAAAACCTTGAAACAGAATGAATTCCTCGACTATGTTGTAATGATCTTTCACTGTGTTTGTGACGCATTTCAACCCTATATCAACAAGTGTATGACCAAGAAATTCGGACCAAACTGGCTTAAGATTTGCAAACTGCCTACTTGTCATGTCTGGAAGAATCACGACGTGTTCAGGATAGATTTGGAAGGGATTATTTACATCGTCACAGCCTACTGGATGGATATCTTCGAACAGGTTCTTACTGAAACTACACACCTTAACACAATACAGGTACTTATTTAA
- a CDS encoding phenylalanyl-tRNA synthetase, putative (Tap579b07.q1c.cand.23 - score = 147.26;~SMART pfam:B3_4 (PF03483) at aa 63-202, E()=1.20e-06; pfam:B5 (PF03484) at aa 314-384, E()=2.50e-16): MLRMEHGFPGKISPTFHSPSIVYLVMPTVSVLKDEFFHQLGTKLSLEELESLCFDFGVEYDGTETDENGRELIRIDLPANRYDLLSLEGLVTAFLCFKWNLQPPNFTLAPNKPPNYSRIDVQKENSSIRPFVFCAVLRGVVLNENRYKSLIDMQEKLHQNLCRKRTIAAIGTHDMDTVTPPFTYTFERPEEIIFSPLTDPSREYNALELMEVYDSHQQLKNYSKLLKGAPYYPVIRDSDRNVCSLPPVINSHRTRITVNTRNIFIEVTSTDFNKGSIVLNQLVSSFSKYCDEPYTIEPVLVQYDKPFTTPDLSRRSLRASVSYLSKLVGIKELTAEYSCDLLGRMMVKSLPVDSETIEAMVPITRSDIQHPCDLGEDIAIAYGYKNIKRNRFTMGNLLKKTLLADKVRFVFTSCSFKETLMPVLDSFKSSYEMMCKPFPKDNDKRAPVVIKNGQLSENETVRTSLLPGLLKTVHYKKGSNLPIRLFEVGEVVWRSEDSDVGAKNNTNCGCVYANTSSGLEEVQGVSELLLNNLGFISEYQVWEYNEFDKPIPESWKQRYKLEEIEGNFLKFQKLSDPSFLPGRCVSFVTTSEPRQTFGTMGIIHPNVLKNFHIPFPGNISPYKYLFLTI; encoded by the exons ATGCTAAGAATGGAACATGGTTTCCCAGGGAAAATTTCCCCTACG TTTCACTCCCCATCCATtgtatatttagttatGCCTACTGTTTCGGTCCTTAAGGACGAATTTTTCCACCAACTGGGAACAAAACTTT cTCTGGAGGAACTCGAGTCACTATGTTTCGACTTTGGAGTTGAATACGACGGAACTGAAACAGACGAAAATGGAAGAGAATTAATTAGAATTGACTTACCAGCTAACAG ataCGACCTTTTATCACTGGAAGGTTTGGTTACAGCCtttttatgttttaaatGGAATCTGCAACCGCCTAATTTCACACTTGCCCCAAATAAACCGCCAAATTATTCCAGAATTGATGTACAAAAAGAG AACTCCTCCATTCGTCCCTTTGTATTTTGCGCAGTCCTGAGAGGAGTTGTTTTGAACGAAAACAGATACAAAAGCCTAATAGACATGCAGGAAAAGCTACACCAAAACCTCTGTAGAAAAAGAACAATCGCAGCAATAGGAACCCATGATATGGATACCGTTACACCTCCATTCACATACACATTTGAGCGCCCAGaggaaattattttttctccATTGACTGATCCTAGCAGGGAATACAACGCACTAGAGCTGATGGAAGTATATGACTCACACCAGCAACTAAAA aattaCTCAAAACTACTCAAAGGGGCTCCCTATTACCCAGTTATCAGAGATAGTGATCGCAACGTGTGCTCTTTACCGCCTGTAATTAACTCACACAGGACCAGAATCACAGTAAACACGagaaatatattcattGAAGTCACCTCG ACTGATTTCAACAAGGGATCAATTGTTTTGAATCAGCTGGTATCATCATTTTCAAAGTATTGCGATGAACCATACAC AATTGAACCTGTCCTAGTTCAGTACGACAAACCATTTACGACACCTGACTTATCCAG GAGGAGCTTAAGAGCTTCAGTTTCATACCTTTCAAAGTTGGTGGGAATAAAGGAGTTGACAGCTGAATATTCATGTGATCTTCTGGGCAGAATGATGGTAAAGTCATTACCTGTGGACTCTGAAACCATAGAAGCCATGGTTCCCATCACAAGATCAG ACATACAACATCCATGTGATCTTGGTGAGGACATAGCAATAGCTTACGGatataagaatattaaGAGGAACAGGTTTACGATGGGGAATCTCCTTAAAAAAACTCTTTTAGCTGATAAAGTCAGGTTTGTGTTCACAAGTTGTTCCTTCAAGGAAACTCTAATGCCGGTTTTGGACTCCTTCAAGTCGTCTTACGAAATGATGTGTAAACCATTTCCGAAAGATAACGACAAACGGGCTCCAGTTGTAATTAAAAACGGACAATTAAGTGAGAATGAAACTGTAAGAACGTCACTATTACCAGGACTTTTAAAAACTGTACATTATAAAAAAGGATCAAATTTACCGATTCGCCTTTTCGAG GTGGGTGAAGTGGTTTGGAGGAGTGAAGACTCGGACGTAGGGGCCAAGAATAACACAAACTGTGGTTGCGTGTATGCAAATACAAGTTCGGGACTTGAG gaGGTACAAGGAGTTTCTGAGCTTCTGTTAAACAATTTGGGATTTATTAGCGAGTACCAAGTCTGGGAATACAACGAGTTCGATAAACCAATCCCGGAATCCTGGAAACAAAGATACAAACTCGAGGAAATCgaaggtaattttttaaaatttcagaAGTTATCAGACCCCTCTTTTCTACCCGGGCGATGTGTATCATTTGTCACTACTTCAGAGCCAAGACAGACCTTTGGAACCATGGGAATAATCCATCCAAACGTGTTGAAAAACTTCCACATACCTTTTCCAGGTAATATTTCACCCTATAAATATCTATTTTTGACCATATAA
- a CDS encoding uncharacterized protein (Tap579b07.q1c.cand.23 - score = 147.26): MNFMPETIDNKTYVGSFVPEFQQPISEDLQKTTSFVEGSCDSLEGFGTLNSPSAETDFKRSDTCFEDLDGNAETSVPESDFVPEYFDIYGQNEPFNKVYSTFVTKPKWEQECEVSQDYQKEKQDTTTTTSDSGFKVMPFNSKTLFFEDDFRYVTSKMLSYPKNTNSNSDYWDKTDTSGMPTSNYLLQPAYKQDSGKEFYNFPHFTKEDLMDKAELASTSFAQITNTMANLNTNGNNSVPMATNNLVNQSVIDNSLNQNFHPNNLVSNMGPFFLNTHDVKRPLFLNTSMFNTGLLLDSDLYLFPTLTNKCYNLISNYQIATNYCVYIGADYNKLVCTCNVVRPNGSNSHSVNCNVVAAGVELSTESWPVCKASQMYSLINRWDKILKKYRKLQSSSEYSFYLPEDYKPPVYVGLDEDKNERANLTSNLVNYNPEHMKNANSLISEITGIKLNVDNSDQFSLRNAVSELLRSEEPSKRRKTKHKIDLSSKFSRDSDLSSIASTTDGDPKNERKDLHQQGTEKVSGVWYDTNRHLWRVVYMKGNKRKTQGFSSLKLGYEEARRKAIQMRHEMVALRHNDKI, translated from the coding sequence atgAACTTTATGCCCGAAacaattgataataaaacGTATGTTGGATCATTTGTGCCTGAGTTCCAACAACCCATTTCAGAAGACTTACAGAAAACTACCTCTTTCGTTGAGGGATCTTGTGACTCCCTTGAAGGATTTGGCACCCTAAACTCGCCCTCGGCAGAAACAGACTTCAAAAGAAGCGACACCTGTTTCGAGGATCTGGACGGAAACGCAGAAACCTCAGTTCCAGAGTCAGATTTCGTCCCAGAGTATTTTGACATTTATGGGCAAAATGAACCATTTAACAAGGTCTATTCAACTTTTGTTACCAAGCCAAAATGGGAACAGGAGTGTGAAGTTTCCCAGGATTACCAAAAGGAGAAACAGGATACAACAACCACGACCTCAGATTCGGGGTTCAAGGTCATGCCATTTAACTCCAAAACGCTATTTTTTGAGGACGATTTCCGGTACGTAACATCGAAAATGCTGAGTTACCCGAAGAACACGAACTCAAATTCTGATTATTGGGACAAAACTGACACATCTGGCATGCCCACGTCAAACTACCTATTACAACCAGCATACAAACAGGATTCTGGAAAggaattttacaattttccTCATTTTACGAAGGAAGATCTGATGGATAAGGCTGAGCTGGCATCGACGTCCTTTGCTCAAATAACAAACACCATGGCTAATTTAAACACTAATGGAAATAACAGTGTGCCAATGGCTACAAACAATTTAGTGAACCAAAGCGTGATTGATAATTCTctaaatcaaaattttcatcCTAATAACCTCGTCTCTAATATGGGACCATTTTTTCTTAACACACACGACGTTAAGAGACCGCTTTTTCTAAACACGTCCATGTTTAACACGGGCCTTCTTCTTGACTCTGATTTGTACCTATTCCCAACCTTGACTAATAAGTGCTATAACCTGATTTCTAATTACCAAATTGCCACCAATTACTGCGTTTATATTGGTGCAGACTACAACAAATTAGTATGCACGTGCAACGTTGTGAGACCAAATGGGTCAAATTCACACTCAGTGAACTGCAACGTTGTGGCTGCAGGAGTGGAACTATCCACCGAGTCGTGGCCAGTCTGCAAAGCCTCACAAATGTACTCCCTCATTAACCGATGGGACAAGATACTTAAGAAGTATAGAAAACTTCAAAGCAGTTCTGAATACTCCTTTTATTTACCTGAGGACTACAAGCCTCCAGTTTACGTGGGACTGGATGAAGATAAGAACGAGAGGGCCAATTTAACTTCAAACCTGGTTAATTATAATCCGGAACACATGAAAAACGCAAACAGTCTGATTTCAGAAATCACTGGAATTAAGTTGAATGTGGACAATTCTGACCAGTTTTCACTTAGAAATGCAGTTTCTGAGCTCCTTCGATCAGAAGAGCCGTCAAAACGGAGAAAAACAAAGCACAAGATTGACTTGTCATCCAAATTCTCCAGGGATTCTGACCTGTCGAGCATAGCCTCAACTACGGACGGCGACCCAAAGAACGAGCGCAAAGATCTTCACCAACAGGGCACAGAAAAGGTCAGCGGAGTGTGGTATGACACAAACAGACACCTCTGGAGAGTTGTTTACATGAAGGGAAATAAAAGGAAAACGCAAGGCTTTAGCTCACTCAAGTTGGGTTACGAGGAAGCTAGAAGAAAAGCCATTCAGATGAGGCACGAAATGGTTGCACTTAGACATAATGATAAGATTTAA